A single Tenacibaculum sp. Bg11-29 DNA region contains:
- a CDS encoding STM4011 family radical SAM protein translates to MEVKWNILYRGFLDSCNYDCPYCPFAKKKNTKEELLKDKIALEKFTNWVSKRKEKLSILITPWGEGLIRKYYQETMVALSHIENVEKIAIQTNLACNLKWVENVNKEKFALWITYHPNEVSFEKFVAKCKKLIAMNIDFSIGVVGVKDHFEAIENLKKAVSERYIWVNAYKREKNYYTASEKKWLTDKDHLFPINNKVYDTLGKKCKAGYSSFSINGNGDVFRCHFIKNKIGNIYEDDLNDIKKEENCTNTGCRCYIGYINFNELKLEEIYTENLMVRIPKIKNIKNKNI, encoded by the coding sequence ATGGAAGTAAAATGGAATATTCTATACAGAGGTTTTTTAGATAGTTGCAACTATGATTGCCCTTACTGTCCGTTTGCCAAAAAGAAAAACACTAAAGAAGAATTACTGAAAGATAAAATTGCTTTAGAAAAATTTACAAATTGGGTTTCTAAAAGGAAAGAGAAACTTTCTATACTTATTACACCTTGGGGCGAAGGCTTAATTAGAAAATACTACCAAGAAACTATGGTAGCTTTAAGTCATATTGAAAATGTAGAAAAAATAGCTATTCAAACCAATTTGGCTTGCAATTTGAAATGGGTAGAAAACGTAAATAAAGAAAAATTTGCTTTATGGATTACCTATCATCCAAATGAAGTTTCCTTTGAAAAATTTGTAGCAAAATGTAAAAAATTGATTGCTATGAATATAGATTTTAGTATAGGTGTAGTAGGCGTAAAAGATCATTTTGAAGCCATAGAAAATTTGAAAAAAGCTGTTTCAGAAAGGTATATTTGGGTAAATGCTTACAAAAGAGAAAAAAATTATTATACAGCATCAGAAAAAAAATGGTTAACAGATAAAGATCATCTGTTTCCTATTAATAATAAAGTATATGACACCTTAGGAAAGAAATGTAAAGCAGGTTATTCCAGCTTTTCTATAAACGGAAATGGAGACGTCTTTAGATGTCACTTTATAAAAAATAAAATTGGAAACATCTATGAAGATGATTTAAATGATATAAAAAAAGAAGAAAACTGTACGAATACAGGATGTAGGTGTTATATAGGTTATATTAATTTTAATGAATTAAAATTAGAAGAGATATATACTGAAAATTTGATGGTGCGCATTCCAAAAATAAAAAACATTAAAAACAAAAATATATGA
- a CDS encoding WGR domain-containing protein has protein sequence MKEYLEYKDYESQKFWQIQVVGNQFTVLYGKIGTDGREQVKTFDSEEKALKEAQKLVVQKINKGYQRKLEPSATEYKVGAKVNASKGYKFFQDYDVTDGTVLEQLASFITQENCDKVTKIVIGMWGEHDSGPDNALDFIIANKEKFKAVKHFYIGDIESEENEMSWIIQTGYEKFLKEFSNIETLELRGGNGLELGKFNLPNLKQLRIETGGMSNELLEEIIASVQNSPNLTHLELWLGTEDYEGTVKAETVEKLISGMDLPKLKFLGLMNSDIQDQIVKLFKNHPIIDKIETLDFSMGVLTNKGGESLLANDKLSTLKSLRCVFNFMTDEMIEKLTVKFKNGDFDRSWAEHDEDEDEEDRYYYVEVGE, from the coding sequence ATGAAAGAGTATTTAGAATACAAAGATTATGAATCGCAAAAATTTTGGCAAATTCAAGTTGTCGGAAATCAATTTACTGTGCTATACGGTAAAATAGGAACTGATGGAAGAGAACAGGTAAAGACCTTTGATAGCGAAGAAAAAGCTTTAAAAGAAGCTCAAAAATTAGTTGTCCAGAAAATTAATAAAGGTTATCAAAGAAAGTTAGAACCTTCAGCTACAGAATATAAAGTTGGTGCTAAGGTAAATGCTTCAAAAGGGTATAAATTTTTTCAAGATTATGATGTAACCGATGGAACAGTTTTAGAGCAATTAGCAAGTTTTATAACACAAGAAAACTGTGATAAAGTTACTAAAATAGTTATCGGAATGTGGGGAGAGCATGATTCTGGTCCAGATAATGCATTAGATTTTATTATTGCCAATAAAGAAAAATTTAAAGCGGTAAAGCATTTTTATATAGGAGACATAGAATCGGAAGAAAATGAAATGTCTTGGATAATCCAAACAGGTTATGAAAAATTTTTAAAGGAATTTTCTAATATTGAAACGCTTGAACTTAGAGGTGGAAATGGTTTAGAATTAGGTAAATTTAATTTACCTAATTTGAAGCAATTAAGAATTGAAACTGGTGGTATGAGTAATGAGTTATTAGAAGAAATAATTGCTTCAGTACAAAATTCACCAAACTTAACGCATTTAGAATTATGGTTAGGTACTGAAGATTATGAAGGGACTGTAAAAGCAGAAACTGTAGAAAAATTAATCTCAGGAATGGATTTGCCTAAATTAAAGTTCTTAGGCTTAATGAATTCTGATATTCAAGATCAAATAGTAAAATTATTTAAAAATCATCCAATTATTGATAAAATAGAAACATTAGATTTTTCTATGGGTGTTTTAACGAATAAAGGTGGCGAATCTTTATTGGCAAATGATAAGCTTTCAACATTAAAATCTTTAAGATGTGTGTTTAATTTTATGACTGATGAAATGATAGAAAAATTGACTGTTAAATTTAAAAATGGAGATTTTGATAGATCTTGGGCAGAGCACGATGAAGATGAAGACGAGGAAGATAGATATTATTATGTAGAAGTAGGAGAATAA